A window of Salminus brasiliensis unplaced genomic scaffold, fSalBra1.hap2 scaffold_116, whole genome shotgun sequence contains these coding sequences:
- the elp4 gene encoding LOW QUALITY PROTEIN: elongator complex protein 4 (The sequence of the model RefSeq protein was modified relative to this genomic sequence to represent the inferred CDS: inserted 2 bases in 2 codons) gives MAAPVQSSACSSFRRSGGRAHLRGTRNTGRALLTTSCGVTGLDRALGGGLAVGSLLLIEEDQSDSYSRLLLQYFLAEGVVCGHQLYLASXRDHPDDIIQDLPCPILDDVSSSVAQSVSSPDTQTPDAMKIAWRYQNLPQTELTSAPRFGHCYDLSKRMDERLVQXVQLHTFYLQQTTQV, from the exons ATGGCGGCGCCCGTGCAGAGTTCAGCATGCAGCAGCTTTCGGAGAAGCGGCGGGCGCGCGCACCTCCGCGGGACACGAAACACCGGCCGCGCGCTCCTCACCACGTCCTGCGGAGTGACAGGGCTGGACCGCGCGCTGG GTGGGGGGTTAGCAGTGGGAAGTCTGCTGCTCATAG AAGAAGATCAGAGTGATAGCTATTCCAGGCTGCTGCTGCAGTATTTCCTGGCCGAAGGTGTGGTTTGCGGACATCAGCTCTACCTGGCTT GCCGGGACCACCCAGATGACATCATACAG gatCTTCCCTGTCCAATTCTGGATGATGTCAGCTCGAGTGTAGCTCAGTCTGTCTCGTCTCCAGACACACAAACTCCGGATGCAATGAAGATCGCCTGGCGCTACCAGAACCTTCCACAG ACTGAGCTGACCTCCGCGCCCCGGTTTGGACACTGCTATGACCTCTCTAAGCGGATGGATGAGCGGTTGGTTC CTGTTCAGCTCCACACCTTTTATCTCC aacaaacaacTCAAGTGTAG